A genome region from Nocardia sp. NBC_00565 includes the following:
- a CDS encoding M13 family metallopeptidase has translation MTSDLSSPSGIDLSYLDQAVRVQDDLFAHVNGAWLDTYEIPADRAVDGAFRTLYDQAELDVQTIIQNLAVRATGPEEAAERNHAGPREHRKSDTAAAAAEPGSDARKIGDLYSSFMDTDTVASLGLAPIAGELTEIHEVADRTAFAALLGRLQRTGIGGALGFYVDTDDKNSDRYLVHATQSGIGLPDESYYRQDEFAEIRAKYIEHIGRMFALAAAEPQIAALLPADLTTVGQRIFELERKLAAGHWDVVRRRDAELSYNLTTFGALAADHPEFDWQAWTSALAGGVSKSGPELFAEVVVRQPDYLRTFAQTWVRESLADWQAWATWRLLRSRAAYLTDPIVEQSFDFYGRTLTGAQENRERWKRGVSLVQDLLGEAVGKLYVAEHFPPEAKARMVELVANLRAAYRRNIADLDWMGPDTRAAALAKLEKFTPKIGYPDKWRDYSAIVIVPTDLVGNYRRGHAADHDRDLNKLGGPVDRDEWFMTPQTVNAYYNPGMNEIVFPAAILQPPFFDMHADDAANYGGIGAVIGHEIGHGFDDQGAKYDGDGNMVDWWTDADRAEFGKRTKALIDQYSVLSPKALPDDQTVNGEFTIGENIGDLGGLSIALAAYRISLDGAEPSVIDGLTGLQRVFYGWAQVWRTKARTEEAIRRLATDPHSPPEFRCNAVVRNIDSFHEAFEVKPGDALYLDPDARVKIW, from the coding sequence GTGACTTCCGATCTGAGCAGTCCCTCCGGTATCGATCTGTCCTATCTCGACCAGGCCGTGCGCGTTCAGGACGACCTGTTCGCGCATGTCAACGGCGCATGGCTGGATACCTACGAGATACCCGCGGACCGCGCGGTCGACGGCGCCTTCCGAACGCTGTACGACCAGGCGGAGCTGGATGTGCAGACGATCATCCAGAATCTCGCGGTGCGAGCGACGGGCCCGGAGGAGGCAGCGGAGCGTAACCACGCAGGGCCCCGGGAGCACCGCAAATCAGACACAGCCGCCGCCGCGGCGGAGCCGGGTAGCGACGCACGCAAGATCGGTGATCTGTACTCGAGCTTCATGGATACCGACACCGTTGCGTCGCTGGGGCTGGCGCCCATCGCCGGTGAACTCACCGAGATCCACGAGGTCGCAGACCGCACCGCCTTCGCCGCGCTGCTCGGCAGGCTGCAGCGCACCGGCATCGGCGGCGCGCTCGGCTTTTATGTCGACACCGACGACAAGAACTCCGACCGGTACCTCGTGCACGCCACCCAGTCCGGGATCGGGCTGCCCGACGAGTCCTACTACCGGCAGGACGAATTCGCCGAGATCCGCGCGAAGTACATCGAGCACATCGGCCGCATGTTCGCACTCGCCGCCGCCGAACCGCAGATCGCCGCACTGCTGCCCGCCGACCTGACGACGGTCGGTCAGCGGATCTTCGAACTGGAACGCAAGCTGGCGGCCGGTCACTGGGATGTGGTGCGACGTCGCGATGCCGAGTTGAGCTACAACCTCACCACCTTCGGCGCACTGGCCGCCGACCACCCGGAATTCGATTGGCAGGCTTGGACTTCCGCGCTCGCGGGGGGCGTGTCGAAGTCCGGACCGGAGCTGTTCGCCGAAGTGGTCGTGCGTCAGCCGGATTACCTGCGCACCTTCGCCCAGACCTGGGTGCGTGAGTCGCTGGCGGATTGGCAGGCCTGGGCGACGTGGCGGCTGTTGCGTTCGCGCGCGGCCTATCTCACCGATCCGATCGTCGAGCAGAGCTTCGACTTCTATGGCCGCACTCTCACCGGGGCGCAGGAGAACCGGGAACGCTGGAAGCGCGGCGTTTCGCTGGTGCAGGATCTGCTCGGTGAGGCGGTCGGGAAACTGTATGTCGCCGAACACTTCCCGCCGGAGGCCAAGGCGCGGATGGTCGAGTTGGTGGCCAATCTGCGGGCGGCCTACCGTCGCAATATCGCCGACCTGGACTGGATGGGACCCGATACCAGGGCGGCCGCGCTGGCCAAGCTGGAGAAGTTCACCCCCAAGATCGGCTACCCGGACAAGTGGCGCGACTACTCCGCGATCGTGATCGTCCCGACCGATTTGGTCGGCAACTACCGCCGCGGCCACGCCGCCGATCACGACCGCGATCTGAACAAGCTCGGCGGCCCGGTCGATCGCGACGAATGGTTCATGACTCCGCAGACCGTGAACGCGTACTACAACCCGGGCATGAACGAAATCGTCTTTCCCGCGGCGATTCTGCAGCCGCCGTTCTTCGATATGCACGCCGACGACGCCGCCAACTACGGTGGCATCGGCGCGGTCATCGGCCATGAAATCGGCCATGGCTTCGACGATCAGGGCGCGAAATACGATGGCGACGGCAATATGGTCGACTGGTGGACCGATGCCGACCGCGCCGAATTCGGTAAGCGCACAAAGGCTTTGATAGATCAGTACAGCGTGCTGTCGCCCAAGGCGCTGCCCGACGACCAGACCGTCAACGGCGAATTCACCATCGGCGAGAACATCGGCGACCTCGGCGGCCTGAGCATCGCCCTCGCGGCCTACCGAATCTCCCTCGACGGCGCGGAGCCCTCGGTGATCGACGGACTCACCGGCCTGCAGCGCGTCTTCTACGGCTGGGCCCAAGTCTGGCGCACCAAGGCCCGCACCGAGGAAGCCATCCGTCGCCTGGCCACCGACCCGCACTCCCCGCCCGAATTCCGCTGCAACGCCGTTGTTCGCAATATCGACAGCTTCCACGAAGCCTTCGAGGTAAAGCCCGGCGATGCCCTCTACCTCGATCCCGACGCGCGGGTGAAGATCTGGTAG
- a CDS encoding ABC transporter ATP-binding protein: protein MATVHFDGVTHRYPGAPTPAVDSLEFDIADGEFIVLVGPSGCGKSTSLRMLAGLESVAAGRILIGGKDVTGLPPRARDVAMVFQSYALYPNMTVAQNMGFALRNAGMNKADTAVRVQEAATMLELEHLLDRKPAKLSGGQRQRVAMGRAIVRRPQVFCMDEPLSNLDAKLRVSTRSQIAALQKRLGTTTVYVTHDQVEAMTMGDRVAVLREGKLQQIAKPRELYDNPVNTFVAGFIGSPGMNLLDAPVQDGAAVLGNLRIPLPRSVTSDRVVVGIRPESWETTTDPDNSLAVAAELLEELGAESFIYSHGITDEWNSRSGKVVARVDRRFQVALGDRLRLRPKLDEIFFFDGESEQRLR, encoded by the coding sequence GCGCCGACGCCGGCTGTCGACAGCCTGGAGTTCGATATCGCCGACGGGGAATTCATCGTCCTCGTCGGCCCATCGGGCTGTGGCAAGTCGACCAGTCTGCGGATGCTGGCCGGGCTGGAATCCGTTGCGGCGGGCCGCATTCTGATCGGCGGCAAGGATGTGACGGGCCTGCCGCCGCGGGCACGCGATGTGGCGATGGTGTTCCAGAGCTATGCGCTCTATCCCAATATGACCGTCGCGCAGAATATGGGCTTCGCGCTGCGCAACGCGGGAATGAACAAGGCGGACACCGCGGTTCGGGTGCAGGAGGCCGCGACGATGCTCGAACTCGAGCATCTGCTCGACCGCAAACCGGCGAAACTCTCCGGCGGACAACGTCAGCGCGTCGCCATGGGCCGGGCCATCGTGCGCCGCCCGCAGGTCTTCTGCATGGACGAGCCGCTGTCCAATCTGGATGCCAAACTGCGGGTGAGTACCCGGTCCCAGATCGCCGCGCTGCAGAAGCGTCTGGGCACCACCACCGTCTATGTCACCCACGACCAGGTCGAGGCCATGACCATGGGCGATCGCGTCGCGGTGCTGCGCGAGGGCAAACTCCAGCAGATCGCCAAACCGCGTGAGCTCTACGACAATCCGGTCAACACTTTCGTCGCCGGCTTCATCGGCTCACCCGGCATGAACCTGCTCGACGCCCCGGTCCAAGACGGCGCAGCCGTGCTCGGTAACCTGCGAATCCCCTTGCCCCGCAGCGTGACCAGCGACCGCGTCGTCGTCGGCATCCGCCCGGAGTCCTGGGAAACCACCACCGACCCCGACAATAGCCTGGCCGTCGCCGCCGAACTCCTCGAGGAACTCGGCGCCGAATCCTTCATCTACAGCCACGGCATCACCGACGAATGGAACAGCCGCTCGGGCAAGGTAGTGGCCCGCGTCGACCGTCGCTTCCAGGTCGCCCTTGGCGACCGCCTGCGCCTACGCCCCAAACTCGACGAAATCTTCTTCTTCGACGGCGAATCCGAACAGCGCCTGCGCTGA